One window of the Candidatus Dependentiae bacterium genome contains the following:
- a CDS encoding type II secretion system F family protein — protein sequence MALYSYQAFTKDGKKIKGVIDAPSANAVREQLAQKGLFPIKIEPAQEGAREGLFGRFFTRSVSVKEKILFTKQLATLLKSGVPLLQALELLIDQVEGRLRTIVINVKDDVKEGSSLADALAKYPNVFETIYVQLVKAGEASGNLEVILDRLTDYLGRREEIRKQVVGAIRYPLIQLIVAGLVVVGLIVFVIPGIAEGLASQDQPLPTITMLMMNIANFVKSYYLLILIALIILVGAFQYWRKTPQGARALDNLTLRLPLIRYIAKTSAVVQFSYTLGLLLNGGVNLSDALDIVVAIIDNRILTDTLNEARDKIIKQGKIAQYLKQTDIFPPVAIYLIKTGEETGKLDTMLLTVAENYEEELRELINKLTGALGPLMLVVVALFIGLIVLSIMTPVLNMMGQAGGAGF from the coding sequence ATGGCATTGTATTCGTACCAAGCGTTTACCAAAGACGGCAAAAAAATTAAAGGTGTTATTGATGCACCGTCTGCAAATGCTGTGCGAGAACAATTGGCTCAAAAGGGATTGTTTCCCATTAAGATTGAACCTGCACAAGAAGGTGCGCGAGAAGGTTTGTTTGGACGATTTTTTACACGATCAGTTAGCGTCAAAGAAAAAATACTATTTACCAAACAACTTGCAACATTATTAAAATCAGGTGTTCCGTTATTACAAGCACTTGAACTATTAATTGACCAAGTAGAAGGTCGTTTGCGTACCATTGTTATCAATGTAAAAGATGATGTTAAAGAAGGTTCTTCATTGGCAGATGCTTTGGCCAAATATCCCAACGTGTTTGAAACCATCTATGTACAATTAGTCAAAGCCGGTGAGGCAAGTGGTAATTTAGAGGTTATTCTTGACCGTTTGACCGATTATTTGGGGCGACGTGAAGAAATCAGAAAGCAAGTGGTTGGAGCTATTCGGTATCCATTGATTCAATTAATTGTTGCAGGACTCGTGGTCGTGGGCTTAATTGTGTTTGTAATTCCCGGTATTGCTGAAGGGCTTGCATCACAAGACCAACCGTTGCCTACTATTACTATGCTTATGATGAACATTGCAAACTTTGTTAAAAGTTATTATCTACTTATTTTAATAGCTCTTATTATTTTGGTAGGGGCATTCCAATATTGGCGTAAAACACCACAAGGTGCGCGTGCATTGGATAATTTAACATTGCGTTTGCCGCTGATTCGTTACATTGCAAAAACAAGCGCAGTGGTACAATTTAGTTATACGCTAGGCTTATTGTTAAATGGTGGGGTAAACTTGTCTGATGCGCTTGATATAGTAGTTGCAATTATTGATAATCGCATTTTGACCGATACACTAAATGAAGCACGTGATAAAATTATCAAGCAAGGTAAGATTGCACAGTACCTCAAACAAACAGATATCTTTCCACCGGTTGCTATCTACTTAATAAAAACAGGGGAAGAAACAGGCAAGCTTGATACCATGTTATTAACGGTAGCAGAAAATTATGAAGAGGAGTTGCGAGAATTAATTAATAAATTAACCGGTGCGCTCGGACCATTAATGTTGGTTGTGGTTGCACTTTTTATTGGTTTAATTGTGTTATCAATTATGACCCCAGTATTGAATATGATGGGTCAAGCTGGTGGTGCTGGGTTTTAA
- a CDS encoding YifB family Mg chelatase-like AAA ATPase → MHAKIFSATTIGVDAYLVHVETDIALGIPRFDIVGLPDTGIKESSKRVLAALKNIGIRMPSKRITVNLAPADLKKEGTLFDLPIALAIILANKFLEIPEDVIQETLFLGELSLDGNIRFIKGALAIAYDAKRMGKKRIILPTANVSEASLIEGIEIIGVNHLTELIAYLRGEHHIAPATSAFASFMESVTNDTSIDFAQVKGQQQAKRALQIAAAGRHNILFIGPPGAGKTMLAKRLPTIMPRMNFDEVLQTSKIYSISGKLHKQPLIAQRPFRSPHHTISQAGLIGGGSYPQPGEISLAHNGILFLDELTEFKRDTLEAMRQPLENKRVHISRVHQSISFPASFLLVAALNPCPCGFLGDKKRTCYCSPQQISRYLGKLSGPLLDRIDLQINVQSIEYDTIKSSDGPIQSSQELFINVSKALNMQHQRFNHANMYNSFMSPDQIETTCILTAAAEEILKKAFDKLNLSMRGYHKILKVARTIADLAESSTIDVPHIQEAIMYRSLDQHLERQRI, encoded by the coding sequence ATGCACGCAAAAATTTTTTCTGCTACCACTATTGGCGTAGATGCTTATTTAGTTCATGTAGAAACAGACATTGCTCTTGGTATTCCACGCTTTGATATCGTTGGCCTACCAGATACCGGTATTAAAGAAAGTAGCAAACGGGTACTTGCTGCGCTCAAAAATATTGGCATTCGTATGCCAAGTAAACGCATTACCGTTAATCTTGCCCCTGCAGATTTAAAAAAAGAAGGTACCCTATTTGATCTACCTATTGCCCTTGCTATCATACTTGCCAACAAATTTCTGGAAATACCAGAAGATGTTATTCAAGAAACATTATTTTTGGGTGAGCTTTCATTGGATGGCAATATTCGATTTATCAAAGGTGCACTTGCTATTGCTTATGATGCTAAGCGGATGGGTAAAAAGCGAATTATTTTACCTACTGCAAACGTATCTGAAGCTTCACTCATTGAAGGTATAGAAATTATTGGGGTAAATCATCTGACTGAACTTATTGCTTACCTGCGAGGTGAACACCATATAGCACCTGCAACCAGTGCATTTGCATCATTTATGGAATCGGTAACAAATGACACATCAATAGATTTTGCCCAAGTCAAAGGACAACAACAAGCAAAACGCGCATTGCAAATTGCTGCTGCTGGACGTCATAATATTCTGTTCATAGGCCCACCAGGTGCAGGCAAAACTATGCTTGCCAAACGATTACCGACCATTATGCCGCGCATGAACTTTGACGAAGTATTGCAAACAAGCAAAATATATTCGATAAGCGGCAAATTACACAAACAACCTCTGATTGCACAACGTCCTTTCAGAAGCCCACATCACACTATATCGCAAGCAGGGCTGATTGGTGGTGGCTCATATCCACAACCGGGTGAAATTAGTTTGGCACACAATGGCATTTTATTTTTGGATGAATTAACTGAATTTAAACGTGATACTCTTGAAGCTATGCGTCAACCGCTGGAAAACAAACGGGTACATATTTCTCGCGTACACCAATCAATTAGTTTTCCCGCATCATTCTTACTCGTTGCAGCGCTCAACCCATGTCCATGCGGTTTTTTGGGTGATAAAAAACGCACCTGCTATTGTTCACCACAACAAATCAGCCGATACTTGGGTAAACTATCCGGACCACTACTCGATCGTATCGACTTGCAAATTAATGTACAATCAATTGAGTATGACACTATAAAATCTTCTGATGGTCCTATACAAAGCTCCCAAGAACTATTTATTAATGTAAGTAAAGCACTTAATATGCAACATCAGCGCTTTAATCACGCAAATATGTATAATAGCTTTATGTCACCAGATCAGATTGAGACAACCTGCATATTAACAGCAGCAGCAGAAGAAATACTCAAAAAAGCATTCGACAAGTTGAACTTAAGTATGCGTGGATACCATAAGATTTTGAAAGT
- a CDS encoding prepilin-type N-terminal cleavage/methylation domain-containing protein — MMHKGFTLIEVLFATAIAATISVLLIGLWNQMVQSQIRVERFTDIYGRAALYNAQIQRDISGAFIPLDELQTTGTQQNEQLKKIEHVFVGDATLQQLTFITNNPMPTYWSERVGGPQPAIVRVVYKLVPEKKRANSFVLMRQEGNSLDLKDYTSENSKIRAYELITGVKNVAIDYIAMVEKNKAPEANKTQEQEPEFERVTKKEWQSPVQQGERTEEQKLPPIPHWVIMKVELWDDATFQRSTTFTFIFDILSSLDATTKPVPQKRATTPAQSQPRTLTERIRQPQQRPAVRRDSASATVRRSNTQTVQSDKRVTYQAQTMRRAPTRGKTHEARA, encoded by the coding sequence ATGATGCACAAAGGATTTACTCTCATTGAAGTACTTTTTGCAACAGCGATAGCAGCCACCATTAGTGTATTGCTTATTGGATTGTGGAACCAAATGGTGCAATCACAAATACGTGTGGAGCGCTTTACCGATATCTATGGTCGTGCGGCATTATATAATGCGCAAATACAACGAGACATCAGTGGCGCGTTTATACCACTTGATGAATTACAAACAACTGGTACCCAACAAAACGAACAGCTGAAAAAAATTGAGCATGTGTTTGTTGGAGATGCTACTTTGCAACAGCTGACATTTATTACCAATAATCCGATGCCTACATATTGGTCAGAGCGGGTAGGGGGACCACAGCCAGCTATAGTTCGCGTGGTATATAAATTGGTTCCAGAAAAAAAACGTGCAAATTCTTTTGTGCTTATGCGGCAAGAGGGTAATTCATTAGACCTAAAAGATTACACGTCAGAGAATTCAAAAATACGTGCATATGAGCTAATTACTGGCGTAAAAAATGTGGCCATTGATTATATTGCAATGGTTGAGAAAAATAAGGCACCTGAGGCAAACAAAACGCAAGAACAAGAACCGGAATTTGAACGAGTAACTAAAAAGGAATGGCAATCGCCGGTGCAGCAAGGTGAACGTACAGAAGAACAGAAATTACCACCGATTCCTCATTGGGTAATTATGAAAGTTGAATTGTGGGATGATGCTACATTCCAACGTTCAACAACTTTTACCTTTATATTTGATATTCTATCAAGCCTAGATGCAACTACTAAGCCGGTACCGCAAAAACGTGCTACTACACCTGCACAATCGCAACCGCGTACATTAACTGAACGCATTCGTCAGCCACAACAGCGTCCGGCTGTTCGGCGTGATTCAGCAAGTGCTACTGTGCGGCGTTCTAATACGCAGACTGTCCAATCAGATAAACGCGTAACATATCAGGCACAAACAATGCGCAGGGCGCCAACAAGAGGTAAAACACATGAAGCACGCGCATAA
- the gspG gene encoding type II secretion system major pseudopilin GspG: MTMTERQTVRCTRPGFTLWEVLIAMAIIGGLMAVIVPQLFNYLERSKRDTAKTTLLQFKQAITLYQTDTGRLPDSLRDLIKRPTGEESANWSGPYLPKKAVPLDPWGRKFVYKPTPEAENPYELYSRGKSGKKEDWIYAP, translated from the coding sequence ATGACAATGACAGAAAGACAAACGGTTCGCTGTACTCGACCAGGGTTTACTTTGTGGGAAGTTCTTATTGCTATGGCTATTATTGGCGGCTTAATGGCAGTAATTGTTCCACAATTGTTTAACTACCTAGAGCGATCAAAGCGTGATACAGCAAAAACAACATTATTGCAATTTAAACAAGCTATTACATTATACCAAACCGATACTGGTAGACTTCCTGATTCTTTGCGTGACTTAATTAAACGTCCAACTGGTGAAGAAAGCGCAAATTGGTCAGGTCCATACTTACCAAAAAAAGCAGTACCATTAGATCCATGGGGTAGAAAATTTGTTTATAAACCTACTCCGGAAGCAGAAAATCCATATGAATTGTATTCACGTGGTAAGAGTGGCAAAAAAGAAGATTGGATTTATGCCCCATAA
- a CDS encoding type II secretion system protein: MPHKLIGKQGFTLLEVLFVMLIIGVLSAMIIPNFAGRGPRYEREQFIARLNAITQFAQQQAIAQHKIHTVNFDFDRRRVHIEVADDIQPKKGELKTKPVRGIGSSFTWQPQFEIKQFFIEHINEMSDRKIKSAYFVVMPQGLTQEVTINLFDTKDTIDNRPRKVGLVLNPFSAQFKVYDTFQT; encoded by the coding sequence ATGCCCCATAAATTAATAGGCAAGCAGGGATTTACGCTGCTTGAAGTATTATTTGTCATGCTGATCATTGGCGTACTGTCAGCCATGATAATTCCCAATTTTGCAGGACGTGGCCCGCGCTATGAACGAGAACAGTTTATAGCGCGGCTCAATGCCATTACGCAGTTTGCGCAGCAGCAGGCAATTGCACAACATAAAATACATACAGTAAATTTTGATTTTGACCGCAGACGTGTGCATATTGAAGTTGCTGATGATATTCAACCAAAAAAAGGTGAGCTCAAAACAAAGCCAGTCAGAGGCATAGGATCTTCTTTTACGTGGCAACCACAATTTGAAATCAAACAGTTTTTTATTGAGCATATAAATGAAATGAGTGATAGAAAAATTAAAAGTGCCTATTTTGTGGTTATGCCACAAGGGCTTACCCAAGAAGTTACTATAAATTTATTTGATACAAAAGATACAATAGATAATCGTCCACGCAAGGTTGGCTTGGTATTAAATCCTTTTTCAGCACAATTTAAGGTATATGATACATTCCAAACATAA
- a CDS encoding MlaD family protein, with amino-acid sequence MQGKIETKVGFVVLLAVAVFIYMGFQVGAFRFDRGKYTEYVMYFKDISGLSRKADVKIAGVKVGWVEKIGLIANGDMTAQATVMVLRDYNLYQNAHAVVRQDGLLGPHFIEVIPGDPLLQRLEPGDALDRPAVAPVSIDDLLQQAKKIATNIEDVTNSFRNVVGGSGGQEQLHEFFANMQTTAERMSAFSQTLERAFSRNEDNIDKLLEIGSNVERLSLQLEKDIFPAFREGMDKISNAFDRDFDRVATRIETSVEAFEQASVQARDGLRNVSSVAEKIDEGKGILGKLVNEDETYYDLKIAVQGFKNYVTKLDRVQFVFDTHFEGFYRHAENYHLENAKGYFDVRIHPNEDHFYLLQLATNEKGYTYRDKTERDYVNARGEIVSPLSLSVDVEKGQQLEIDPKDLLFERKTKYKRNTLKIGLQFGKIYQNIAFRFGLFEGSAGAGVDVDIPFGTDQFRWVTTLELSDMHGWNRCDDNRPYFKWINRMFVLNSIYITAGADDFVSKRNASAFFGLGARFGDDDVKYLLGGVSGAGGFIQS; translated from the coding sequence TTGCAAGGTAAAATAGAAACGAAAGTTGGTTTTGTTGTTTTATTAGCCGTTGCGGTGTTTATCTACATGGGGTTTCAGGTCGGTGCTTTTCGTTTTGACCGAGGTAAATATACTGAATACGTCATGTACTTTAAAGATATCTCAGGTTTGTCTCGCAAAGCAGATGTTAAAATTGCTGGTGTAAAAGTTGGTTGGGTTGAAAAAATTGGACTCATTGCCAATGGAGACATGACTGCGCAGGCTACCGTAATGGTTTTACGTGATTATAATCTGTATCAAAATGCGCATGCAGTAGTACGCCAAGATGGTCTACTGGGTCCGCATTTTATAGAAGTTATTCCCGGTGATCCATTGCTTCAGCGTTTAGAGCCGGGCGATGCACTTGATCGACCAGCAGTTGCTCCTGTATCTATTGATGATTTATTGCAACAAGCAAAAAAAATAGCAACCAATATTGAAGATGTAACTAATTCATTCCGCAACGTAGTTGGTGGTTCTGGTGGGCAAGAACAATTACATGAATTCTTTGCCAACATGCAAACTACCGCAGAACGTATGTCTGCATTCTCACAAACACTTGAGCGCGCATTCTCACGTAATGAAGATAACATTGATAAGTTGTTAGAAATCGGTAGTAACGTTGAACGTTTATCACTGCAGCTTGAAAAAGATATATTCCCTGCATTCAGGGAAGGTATGGATAAAATTTCCAATGCCTTTGATCGTGATTTTGATCGTGTAGCTACGCGTATAGAAACATCAGTAGAGGCATTTGAACAAGCCTCTGTGCAAGCACGTGACGGGTTGCGTAATGTAAGTTCTGTTGCAGAAAAAATAGATGAAGGCAAAGGTATACTTGGTAAATTAGTGAATGAAGACGAAACCTATTATGATCTCAAGATAGCAGTTCAAGGTTTCAAAAATTATGTTACCAAACTTGATCGTGTGCAATTTGTATTCGATACACACTTTGAAGGATTTTATCGTCATGCAGAAAATTATCACTTAGAAAATGCAAAAGGATACTTCGATGTGCGCATACATCCAAATGAGGATCATTTTTATCTATTGCAACTCGCAACGAACGAAAAAGGGTATACCTATCGTGATAAAACCGAGCGTGATTATGTAAATGCTCGTGGTGAGATAGTCAGCCCACTTTCACTCAGTGTAGATGTAGAAAAAGGGCAACAATTGGAAATTGATCCAAAAGATTTATTATTTGAACGCAAAACAAAATATAAACGAAATACGCTCAAGATTGGGTTACAATTTGGTAAAATTTACCAAAATATAGCGTTTAGATTTGGTTTATTTGAAGGCAGTGCCGGTGCTGGTGTGGATGTTGATATTCCATTTGGTACTGATCAATTTAGATGGGTTACTACACTTGAATTGTCTGATATGCATGGTTGGAATCGTTGTGATGATAATCGACCATATTTCAAATGGATCAACCGTATGTTTGTCCTCAATAGTATTTATATTACGGCAGGAGCAGACGATTTTGTTAGTAAACGTAATGCAAGCGCTTTCTTTGGTTTGGGTGCTCGCTTTGGTGACGATGATGTTAAATATCTGCTTGGTGGTGTATCGGGAGCCGGTGGGTTCATACAATCGTAA
- a CDS encoding prepilin-type N-terminal cleavage/methylation domain-containing protein — MIHSKHKSGFTLLETLFAMVIIAAVMSPLFFMQADVLRRVAGVSNHMQRIFFMRDFLFNARQQQPKNTTQFTLEKRVSNPETILRYELKPVDKKSALSSVQGMYTERVTAMWSYNNQRKDDVLCTLQCIASEQAS; from the coding sequence ATGATACATTCCAAACATAAATCTGGATTCACATTACTCGAAACATTATTTGCTATGGTCATTATTGCCGCGGTAATGAGTCCATTATTTTTTATGCAAGCGGATGTTTTGCGCCGTGTAGCAGGTGTATCCAACCATATGCAACGTATATTTTTTATGCGTGATTTTTTATTTAATGCACGCCAGCAGCAGCCAAAGAATACAACGCAATTTACCCTTGAAAAACGAGTGAGTAACCCTGAAACTATATTGCGTTACGAGCTTAAGCCTGTTGATAAAAAATCTGCATTAAGTTCTGTGCAAGGTATGTATACTGAGCGTGTTACTGCTATGTGGTCATATAACAATCAACGTAAAGATGATGTGTTATGTACGCTACAATGCATAGCATCGGAGCAAGCGTCATGA